One part of the Lytechinus pictus isolate F3 Inbred chromosome 3, Lp3.0, whole genome shotgun sequence genome encodes these proteins:
- the LOC129256153 gene encoding cytochrome P450 2U1-like has product MELMTTILSVCLGIATASLTFLWMRQYHRKIQPSYPPPPGPTAISIILNDLWRIISRSKPPNLIELVTGLRRKYGDIYSVSKGKKILVILSDPEMVKELFVKQVEITSGRDTAPLAHVAFRDEGSIIFEEGKSWSDMRRFLLLAFRKFGMGKKTAGDWVNEEAQILCREFMLAEGKPFDPFRTINYAVANIIRSITAGQRFDYSNDRFQQMVKLITDVLGAENFYGPLEMMPWLYYTPFFRKERNMCNALIDLMKQEVVDHRQTVDIDDPRDVIDMCLAEIDRAKNAGEETFFDESLLWRTLLDIYLAGTETVATTLAWAMLYMAGCPDIQEKVCQEIDSVIGSEGTPHYDDRTRMPYTEATIAELLRIRPIAPLGIPHINTENIVYQGYLIPARSIIIMNMVGMHLDPKLWPYPENFDPSRFLSDDGMTVKRPSWHMPFGAGRRICLGEQLAKVELFLFFTNLLQRFTFRLPDGILPDYGFGHRTSTLAPKKFQIIASPR; this is encoded by the exons ATGGAGTTGATGACGACGATACTGTCGGTTTGTCTTGGAATAGCCACTGCCAGTTTGACATTTCTATGGATGCGCCAGTACCACCGGAAAATTCAGCCCTCGTATCCTCCTCCTCCTGGTCCAACCGCTATCAGTATAATCTTGAATGACTTGTGGCGAATCATATCACGCTCCAAACCGCCTAACCTGATAGAGCTTGTGACAGGTTTACGTCGAAAGTATGGTGATATTTACTCAGTGTCAAAGGGCAAGAAAATTCTGGTGATTCTAAGTGATCCTGAAATGGTGAAAGAACTCTTCGTAAAGCAAGTTGAGATCACGTCTGGAAGAGATACTGCACCTCTAGCACATGTTGCATTCAGAGATGAAG gAAGTATTATTTTTGAAGAGGGAAAATCGTGGAGTGATATGAGGCGCTTCCTTCTCCTCGCTTTCCGCAAATTTGGCATGGGTAAGAAGACTGCTGGAGATTGGGTGAACGAAGAGGCTCAGATTCTTTGTAGGGAATTCATGCTGGCAGAAGGTAAGCCTTTCGACCCATTCCGCACCATCAACTATGCCGTGGCTAATATTATTCGGTCAATCACAGCCGGTCAGCGCTTTGACTATTCAAATGATCGATTTCAACAGATGGTCAAGCTCATCACCGATGTCCTAGGTGCCGAGAACTTTTACGGGCCTCTAGAAATGATGCCGTGGTTGTACTACACCCCATTCTTTAGAAAGGAACGCAACATGTGTAACGCACTGATCGACTTGATGAAGCAAGAAGTTGTTGATCATCGTCAGACAGTGGACATAGACGATCCAAGGGATGTCATTGATATGTGTCTAGCTGAAATTGATCGGGCAAAGAATGCAGGAGAGGAAACATTCTTTGACGAGTCACTCCTTTGGAGAACACTTCTTGATATCTACTTGGCTGGAACTGAGACCGTTGCGACCACACTTGCATGGGCCATGTTGTATATGGCTGGATGTCCTGACATTCAAGAAAAG GTCTGTCAAGAAATTGACTCCGTCATCGGTAGTGAAGGCACACCTCACTACGACGATCGCACCAGGATGCCTTACACAGAAGCTACTATTGCCGAACTTCTCCGAATCCGTCCGATCGCACCCCTTGGCATTCCGCACATAAACACGGAAAACATCGTTTACCAAGGCTATCTCATTCCTGCGCgttccattattattatgaacatGGTAGGCATGCATCTAGACCCAAAGCTGTGGCCCTACCCAGAAAACTTTGATCCATCCAGATTTTTAAGTGATGATGGAATGACAGTCAAGAGGCCAAGTTGGCACATGCCATTTGGAGCAG GACGGAGGATATGTCTAGGAGAACAACTTGCCAAGGTTGAATTATTCTTGTTTTTCACCAATCTACTTCAGAGGTTTACTTTCAGACTACCAGATGGTATCCTTCCAGATTATGGATTCGGACATCGTACATCGACCCTTGCCCCAAAGAAATTCCAGATCATTGCTAGTCCACGTTGA